From the genome of Pseudomonas sp. FP453:
GCGCAGCTCAAGCAACTGCCGACGCAAGCGGTGGCGGTCGGCGAGCATGGCGTGATCGAGGGTTTTGAGCAGTTGGTCGATAGTGGGCGCTTGGTCAGTCATCAGGTACTTGACGGTTATCTATATAGGCACGGCCGGCAAGTGTGGCAGAAAAGCGTCGCGTCTGGCAGGCGCCTGAGTGGCATCGGCGGTAAACCACAAGCAAATGTGGGAGCAACGATCATGTGGGAGCGGGCTTGCCCGCGATTACGATCTGTCAGCGACACATCTGCCGACTAATACACCGCTATCGCGGGCAAGCCCGCTCCCACAGGGGGCTCGCGTCACACTGGGTCCCTGCGCCGGTATGGGAACACGTCGATCACCTTGCCCGCGCGAATCGCATCCTGCAGGCCTTTCCAGTAGTCGGCGTTGTACAGCTCGCCGTGCAGTTCATCGAACAACTTGCGCTGGCCGGCATCGGCGAACAGGAACGGCGGGAACTCTTCGGGGAACACATCCAGCGGGCCGATGGAGTACCAGGGCTCGGACGCCATTTCGTCCTCGGGCGTACGCGGCGCGGGGATGTGGCGGAAGTTGGCTTCGGTGAGAAAGCAGATCTCGTCGTAGTCGTAGAACACCACGCGGCCGTGGCGGGTGACGCCGAAGTTTTTCAGCAGCATGTCGCCGGGGAAGATGTTCGCCGCCGCCAGTTGCTTGATGGCCAGGCCGTAGTCTTCGAGGGCTTCGCGTACCTGGGCGGGGTTGGCGTTTTCCAGGTAGAGGTTGAGCGGGGTCATGCGCCGCTCGGTCCAGCAGTGGCGGATAAGCACCGTGTCGCCTTCGACTTCGACGGTGCCGGCGGCGACTTCCAGCAGTTCGGCCAGGCACTCGGGTTCGAATTTGCTCAGCGGGAAACGGAAGTCGGCGAATTCCTGGGTGTCGGCCATGCGTCCTACGCGGTCGACGCTTTTGACCAGGCGATATTTCTCGATCACCGTGGCGCGGTTGACGTTTTTCGACGGTGAAAAGCGGTCCTTGATGATCTTGAACACGGTGTTGAAGCCCGGCAGCGTGAACACGCTCATGACCATGCCGCGCACGCCGGGGGCCATGATGAACTGGTCGTCGGTCGTGGCGAGGTGGTTGATCAACGCGCGGTAGAACTCCGACTTGCCGTGTTTATAGAAGCCGATGGAGGTGTACAGCTCGGCAATGTGCTTGCCCGGCAGGATGCGCCGCAGAAAGCCGATGAACTCCGCCGGCACCGGCACGTCGACCATGAAGTAGGAACGGGTAAACGAAAAGATGATCGACACATCGGCTTCGTCGGTGATCAACGCGTCGATCTGGATGCCCTGCCCTTCGCGGTGCAGCAGCGGGATCACCAGGGGCCATTGTTCGTCGCGGGTGTAGATGCGTCCTACGAGGTAGGCGCCTTTATTGCGGTAGAGCACCGAGGAAAACAGCTCGACCTTGAGGTCCGGGTCTTTGCACACCCAGTCCGGCAGGTTCTCGCGCAACTGCGCTTCCAGGCGGCGCAGGTCGGCAGGCAGGTCGGCGTAGGGCTCGCTGAAGCGATAGTCGGCGAAGACCTGCGCCAGCATCGCGGCGATGTTGCCCGCCGGTGCATAGGTGCGCGTTTGCGCCGCGCGCGCCCGGCGCAGGCTGGGCCGGGTGGTGTGGATGAACATGCAGCCGTCGCTGATCAGGTCATGGCTGAACAGGCCGCAGAAGATCGAGTTGTACCAGGTCTCGGACAGTTCATCGTCAAAGCGCAGGTCGATCAGGCCGATGTAGGCGCTTTTCACCAGGGGCCACAGGTCGATGTCCAGCAATTCGTGTTCGGCGAAGCTCGCGTGCAGGCGCGTGGTCACTTCGCCGACCTTCTCTTCATACAGGTTGATCCGCGCCGCCGACGCCGCCTGCCCCTGCTGCCACTGGGCCTTTTCGAAACGCTCGCGGGCACCGTCGGTGATCTGGCGGAAGTGCTCGCGGTAATCGTCGAAGCCATCAAGGATCATCCGGGCGATGGCGAGGGCGGGCGTGGATGGCGACATGCGGGAAACCTCTACGGGTATCTGGAAGCACTGAGCTTAGCCAGTGTAGGAAGGCAGGAGAAGGACGATTTTTCCTGGCGCGTTGTACAACTTCGTTCATTTCGTACATCTATTTTCAATTTTTTTTATTCGACCAATCGGTCAATAAACGCACCAAAAAGTCGCAGGATGTTTTCTGCACACCCCTGCAACGGCGCTGTCTGGCGCTGTGCGGGCGAAAAACCCGGCACCGCAACGGCCGACGCCGCTATGTAACCGTCTTGATACACCGTAAGGGAAACCCTGATTACCTCATTAGTGGCACTTTGCTATACAGCGCGCCCTTTCCCCTCCTAACAAGGCTAAAAGGCCGACCCGGGAACAGGTTCTAATCGCCCAAGGAGCATTGAGATGTCATTGAGGAATATGAGGATCGGCTTGCGTGCGGGTCTGAGTTTTGGGGTTTTGGCCAGCTTGCTGGTGATCGTGGGGATGTTTGGCCTGGGCCATATGGCCAAGCTGCGGGAAAGTGCGCTGGTCATCGAGCAATCGTGGATGCCGAGCATCGAGAATATCCACGACAGCGCCGCCTACGTGGCCAGCATCCGCCTGGAGGCCTTGCGCCTGGCCACCACCGACGAATCGCGGATTCGTGACACCAGCAAAAGCCTGCTCGGCCGCCACCGCAGCGAACTGCAAGCCCTGCTGCAGCATCACGAAAGCCTGCTCAGCGACGCCGAAGAAGGCGAGAAACTCCAGCAGCTCAAGGTCAACGTGGACGCCTATCTCAGCCTGGTCGGGCAGATCGTCGCGCTGGTGGACAAGGATCAGCAACAAGACGCCATCGACCTGCTCAACACGCGCCTGGCGCCCCAGGGTGTGATCCTCAGCAAAAGCCTGGAAGCGCTGATCGTGTTCAACCAGAACGGCGTCGAAGCGGCAGTGGCGTCGGCCGCGCAGATGTATGTGAACGCACAATGGGTGGTCGGCCTGATCATCGTGTTCGCGCTGCTGGCCACCCTGGTCCTGGCGTGGCTGCTGACCCGCAGCATCACCGCGCCCCTCGGCCAGGCGCTGAGCGTGGCGCGTACCATCGCCGCCGGCGACTTGAGCCAGCCCATCGTGGTGCGCGGCAAGGATGAGCCGGCGCACTTGTTGACGGCCCTGGCCACCATGCAGGAACAGCTGCAAACCACCATTCGCGGCATCAGCGAATCGGCGCAACAACTGGCCTCGGCCGCCGAAGAAATGAGCTCGGTGATGGAACAGAGCACCCGTGGCCTGCAAGCGCAGAACGATGAAATCGAACAGGCCGCGACCGCCGTGACCGAAATGAGCGCCGCCGTGGACGAGGTGGCGGGCAATGCGGTGTCCAGCGCCGAAGCGTCCAAGGCCTCCGACGAGGACAGCAAGCACGGCCACTACCAGATCAGCGAAACCATCAGCTCGATCCAGAACCTGGTGGACGAAGTGCTCGGCGCCTCCAATAAAGCCGAAGGCCTGGCGGTGCAGGCGCAAGACATCAGCAAGGTGCTGGAAGTGATCCGCGGCATTGCCGGGCAAACCAACCTGCTGGCGCTGAACGCCGCCATCGAAGCCGCCCGCGCGGGCGAGGCCGGCCGTGGTTTTGCGGTGGTCGCCGACGAGGTGCGCTCGCTGGCCCAGCGCACCCAGGACTCCACCGAAGAAATCGAGCAGATGATCACCGGCATCCAGCAAGGCACCCAGGACACCGTCGGCGCGCTGAACAGCAGTGCCGAACACGCTGGCCAAACCTTGCAACGGGCCAACAGCGCGGGCAGCGCCCTGGAGAAAATCACCG
Proteins encoded in this window:
- a CDS encoding methyl-accepting chemotaxis protein — its product is MRIGLRAGLSFGVLASLLVIVGMFGLGHMAKLRESALVIEQSWMPSIENIHDSAAYVASIRLEALRLATTDESRIRDTSKSLLGRHRSELQALLQHHESLLSDAEEGEKLQQLKVNVDAYLSLVGQIVALVDKDQQQDAIDLLNTRLAPQGVILSKSLEALIVFNQNGVEAAVASAAQMYVNAQWVVGLIIVFALLATLVLAWLLTRSITAPLGQALSVARTIAAGDLSQPIVVRGKDEPAHLLTALATMQEQLQTTIRGISESAQQLASAAEEMSSVMEQSTRGLQAQNDEIEQAATAVTEMSAAVDEVAGNAVSSAEASKASDEDSKHGHYQISETISSIQNLVDEVLGASNKAEGLAVQAQDISKVLEVIRGIAGQTNLLALNAAIEAARAGEAGRGFAVVADEVRSLAQRTQDSTEEIEQMITGIQQGTQDTVGALNSSAEHAGQTLQRANSAGSALEKITAAISQISQRNLVIASAAEQQALVAREVDRSLVNIRDLSTQTAAGATQTSAASQELSRLAVDLNGLVTRFVL
- the aceK gene encoding bifunctional isocitrate dehydrogenase kinase/phosphatase, with product MSPSTPALAIARMILDGFDDYREHFRQITDGARERFEKAQWQQGQAASAARINLYEEKVGEVTTRLHASFAEHELLDIDLWPLVKSAYIGLIDLRFDDELSETWYNSIFCGLFSHDLISDGCMFIHTTRPSLRRARAAQTRTYAPAGNIAAMLAQVFADYRFSEPYADLPADLRRLEAQLRENLPDWVCKDPDLKVELFSSVLYRNKGAYLVGRIYTRDEQWPLVIPLLHREGQGIQIDALITDEADVSIIFSFTRSYFMVDVPVPAEFIGFLRRILPGKHIAELYTSIGFYKHGKSEFYRALINHLATTDDQFIMAPGVRGMVMSVFTLPGFNTVFKIIKDRFSPSKNVNRATVIEKYRLVKSVDRVGRMADTQEFADFRFPLSKFEPECLAELLEVAAGTVEVEGDTVLIRHCWTERRMTPLNLYLENANPAQVREALEDYGLAIKQLAAANIFPGDMLLKNFGVTRHGRVVFYDYDEICFLTEANFRHIPAPRTPEDEMASEPWYSIGPLDVFPEEFPPFLFADAGQRKLFDELHGELYNADYWKGLQDAIRAGKVIDVFPYRRRDPV